GCCATCAAGCGCTTTTTGGCAGGTGATCCCCGAAACCTCGCCATTTTTACGCTTGGCATCAATTCGGCTCTGCGGGCATCGGATCTTCTTCGCATTCGCATCGATCAGGTGAAAGGGCTCAGGCCCGGCGAAAGCTTCGAAGTGAAGGAAAAAAAGACCGGACAGTATCGCCGCGTGATGCTCAACAAGGTGAGCCATCGGGCGATCCAGGACTGGATTCAAAGCGTCAGGGATTGGGAGGAGAACGACTGGCTTTTTCCTTCGCGCAAGAGCAAAGGAAGGCTCCTTGTGCCCACTCTAACGGCCATGGTCAAAAGCTGGTGCCGCGCGATCAACCTCGCGGAAAACTATGGCAGCCATACGCTGAGAAAGACCTTCGGATATCAGCAGCGGGTGACGTTTGGCCTTGGGACTGCGGAACTTATGTGGATTTACAATCACAGCTCAGAGCGCCAGACTCTTTCCTATCTTGGTATCGAGCAGGATGAGATCAGGGACGTTCACTGGAACGCCCTTTGAGGGAACGAAAGGTTGTGTGGCCTGGGCTTCCAACCATAGCCCCACTTTCAAACCTTACGGGCAATCAGGGCAGTCGCAATTGTCACAGTGATCGCACTGACAGTGTTCGCAGGCGCATGCTGAACAGGGGCAACTCTGAGCGGCCGATGCAACGGTGGCGACTGGACCAAGACTAAAGGTCAAGGTTAGAAGCTGAAGAGTTTTCATTAACATACTAATATCCTTAATTTTTGTGGCCGCTATAGAAGACGGATCGTCTTCCGGGAGGCGGCATTTGCTATCGTCTACGCCATACCCAGACCAGATGTGACAGGGTGAGGTCACGAAATTGAACATCGGGTCGTATACTCTGTTGAAGTATCAGGATCAGGAGCAAGGGGGCATGTGGACAATCGAAGCGACGAGACATTGTTAGACCTCTACTTCGCTGGTGATGCGGACGCTTTCAAGGTGTTCTTTGAGCGTCACGCTGGGCGCGTGGTGGGCTATGCGATGAGCAAGGGATTGAGACAGGAAATTGCACTGGAAGTGAGGCAGGATGCTTTTCTGCGCCTGCACAGGTCGATTCATACCTACGAGAAAGGACGCCCTGCGCTGCCTTGGTTTTTTACTATTGTTCATAACTGTGTGATAGATGCGTTGCGCCAAGTAAAGCAGCTCGGCAATCTCAGGTCGCAAATGATCGGGGAGCGAGGGACACCTGGGGTCGTTACCGGAACAGACTCCCTAATTGATTCGACCGGAACACTGGCAAGCCTTTCAGAGGAACAAAGAAAGGTTTTTGAAATGCGAGTGTTCAATGAACTGTCTTTCGCTGAAATCTCGGTTGAAACCGGCAAAACCGAGGTCTCCCTTCGGAAGGTTTTTGAAAGGGCGAGACGTAAAATACAGGGTATTTTGTCTGGGAGCGATTGATATGGAAACGGAAAAGATGAAAGATCAGGAATTGATGACCTTCATGAATGCAGTAGCGCCGGACCAGAACGGTTCGCAGGTGCCGCTTTCCATCGTCAAAGACCTGGTTATCTCCAAAGCAAGGATCGGGATGGTCTACCTTGTTGGAAGCATTGCTGGGTATTTTTTAACTCTGGTTGTTTGCGCTCAATGCTCGATCGGTCTGTCGCCCTTAGCGTGGAAGACAGCAGGTCTGATTCAGAGCATGCCTGATCCGTGGTGCGCACTCATATGCGGCTCGATCTTTGGGGTCTCCCCGTTTGTGGCATCTCTTGTTCTCCTGACCCGCTTTCAGCACCGTTTCCTGCTTTTTCGTATGACATGGATACCGATCCTTGTCCCGGCCATTGCATGCGCTATTCTCACAGTTTTTGGTGCCGGCCACGACTGGTCATGGCACGGCTATTGGATGCTTGCGGCGGTCCTCACTCCCTATCTTTTGGAAATGTTTGCTGGCACCGTGCTTAAACAAGCAAGGTGGCGGCCTAATCCGGCCTGATCCGTATCCATGAAGTCAGAATGGACGAGAGGTGCTTATAAACGACCGTCTGCATTTTCTGGATCGGACGGCTTCTTTTTAGGAGGAAAAAGCCTGTCCACGAGGCCCGGATCTTCCGCCAGGGCCTTATCCAGTTCCTCCGTAGCGCGAAGCATGCGCATTGCAACTGTCATCTCCCTGAGATGCGCAATCGATTGACCAGTGCCTTTCGCCAGGATTTTCAGAGTTTCGTCAGGGGGATTGAAGCTAAGCTGGTCGGCCTCAGCACGTTCAAGGTTTAAAACCCGAAGGCAAAAAATTTCATAGGAAATGTCATAAGAGTTTGCGATTCGCCGTATCCACTGACGTAGCAGATCATAAGGCCCGGGTGTTGGATGAAGTGGCCATCTATCGCTCATGGTTTTAAAATCCTTTCAACTCCTCGGCAATAAACTTTTGAATCTTCGCATAAAGCGCACCATCTCTGGGTCCCCAGCTTCCAATGCCACCATCCTTCGCCGCGTCCGCGCAGGAAGAGTCATCTCACGCAAGCGCTCGATCGGCTGCCTTGTACCTTTTGAAAGAATCTCAAGGGCTTTATCACCTGGCTTTCGGTCGATCTGGGTTATTTCATCGCGACTGAGGTATAAAACTTTCTGGTAAAATATCCTGGATGAAATGCCATAAGATTCCGCGATCCGGCGTATCCATTCACTCAAAAGCTCATCATCCCATGGCACTGGATGGAGAGGCCAGTTTTCGCTCATATCGGCAAGGGCCACCCTTCCCCGGCCAAATTCTTTGTAATCTTCCAAATAAGCTCTGGATCTCCGCTCCCACCTTTTTCCAGCTCTTTCTCAATCAAGTGTGATTGAGCAGTAACATTCCGCTCTCGCAGCAGCTCGATCGGTTGCCTTGTGCCTTTTGATAATATGTCCAGCGTTTTTTCGCTTGGCTGGTAGTCAAGATGAAGCCTTTCAATTCGATCAAGACCCAAAACCCTTTGACAAAAGTCGTAATAGGAGACGCCATAAACTTTTGCAATGCGACGTATCCACTGGCTCAATAGTTCATGATCGTAAGGTGTTGGATGGAGCGGCCAGCCTTCACTCATATTCTGACACTCTCGTAAACCCGGCGACGGGCCTGGGGACCAAGATATTCGACCCGCGAGAGAATTTCGCAGTCGAGGCATTCGTGCCCGCTCGTGATGGCGAGTTCCGCCCCACGTCTCAGGAATGTTGAAATCTCGCCAATGGTCCCTTCTGTTTTTTCAAGTATCATCTGCCTTACATCGTCCGCCAGAAGGTTTGATGGCTTTTTAAGCGGCAATATCCCTGTGAAACTGGCAAGGAGCCTTGCGAATTCCACGTCGTCACTCCAGGTTGGAAGGACCAGCGGTTCAAACCTGTTTTCAAGCTGGTTATCGGTGCGAATGGCCAGGTACGCATCCTTGATCCCAACCCCGACTATGGAAAGCCGGAGTTCATTGCCGATAAACCTCAGAAGGTTCAAAAACTCCTGCTGTTTTGAATTGGAACCGCTTAATAGATTATGAATCTCATCGATGATCAGAACCCTTGTATCGATGCTCCCGAGGATTCTCAAGACGGTCTGCTCGATGGCTGCCGGTATCCGATAGTTCAGATAGGGCATATTGATGGCTCTCAAGAGGGCGGTATAGAACCGGCCCGGGCTGGGATCGGATGGCATCTGCATGATAACAACGGGTACAATATCGTGTTGGCCACAGCTTGATACCATTTGCGGATGCTTGCGCTTGAATTTTTCCACGATCATGGTTTTTCCGTTGTTGGTCGGGCCGATGATCATAAGGTTCGGCATACGAACACGCTTTGGATGCGCGAGGAGCGCATGCAGCTTGTCCAAAGCCCGGTTGGCTGTTCCATATCCGATCCACCAATCGGAATGAATGGCGCTGATCCGCTCATTTTGAGGGAGTTCCATGAGATCATACACATGAGGTAAAAGATGGTTCATCGCCATGTTTCCACATCTGGAAATGGTTCAACATGGGACAGGGCTGGTGACAGAGCCTTCGTGGAGTTTTCCTGTCCCTGCTTTCTATTTTGTCTGGTAGCAGGCCGCTTCTCCCGTCTGCGCCGCTCCTTGCTGGTCATGCGTTTTCCCTCGTCCTCAATTTTTCGCATTTCCTCAATAGCAGAAAAAATCTGCTCTTCTGTGACATCGGTCTTCGCACGTCTAATGTTTTTGGTTGCAGCGCGATGCTCATAAAGACTGATGGGTGGACGGTAAATGGACCTATAAGGAACTCTGATATAACCATTGCCATCCGGGTCGGAAACATAGACCTGACCAAGATCCCGGGGATCGCGGCGGATGATGAGCTTGCCAAAATCAAGTCGTCTCGGAATGAGTGATGCAAGGCTGTTTGAGTAGTATAAAATATGGTCGAGAAGGATTCCCTCGCGCTGAAGAGTTCGCCTGTATATGGGCAGGAAATCCAGTTTCACACTCGCTTCATCGAAGACTTTTGCTGTAAAGCCACTTTTATATGCTTCGTCCAGCTTCTGGAATGGACTCTGCCCGAGACCTCTGTGGGGTGCATTGTGATAAAATTTCGTGATTGCGACGAGCAGCCATTTCTCAAGCTCTTTTATGGTAAGGCATGCAAGTTTTTCAGAAGCATATGATCCACGTTCCCGAATGTTGGAGAAAGTTGTGCCAGGAATTTCGTGCACCAGTTTCATAAGTGTTCCGAGAACACGCTCCACAATCCCGCCATAGTGAGGTCTGCCGGGTGGCCTGTAATGAATTTTTATACCGTGCTGAGAGCAGCCCCGTTCAAAGGCTTCGCCATGAAATTCACTGCCGTTATCAACGTGGATACATGCGGGCTTGCCATGGAGCGGCCATTCTGCGTCTATCTCATGCTCCAGCAGCCAGCTTGTTTTGTTGGCAATGATGCTTGTGATGCAGAGCGCGACCGAGGTTGCCGACGGCGGGTCAAGGCTTAGA
The window above is part of the Oligoflexus sp. genome. Proteins encoded here:
- a CDS encoding TniB family NTP-binding protein, whose protein sequence is MNHLLPHVYDLMELPQNERISAIHSDWWIGYGTANRALDKLHALLAHPKRVRMPNLMIIGPTNNGKTMIVEKFKRKHPQMVSSCGQHDIVPVVIMQMPSDPSPGRFYTALLRAINMPYLNYRIPAAIEQTVLRILGSIDTRVLIIDEIHNLLSGSNSKQQEFLNLLRFIGNELRLSIVGVGIKDAYLAIRTDNQLENRFEPLVLPTWSDDVEFARLLASFTGILPLKKPSNLLADDVRQMILEKTEGTIGEISTFLRRGAELAITSGHECLDCEILSRVEYLGPQARRRVYESVRI
- a CDS encoding TniQ family protein — its product is MSENWPLHPVPWDDELLSEWIRRIAESYGISSRIFYQKVLYLSRDEITQIDRKPGDKALEILSKGTRQPIERLREMTLPARTRRRMVALEAGDPEMVRFMRRFKSLLPRS
- a CDS encoding TniQ family protein is translated as MSEGWPLHPTPYDHELLSQWIRRIAKVYGVSYYDFCQRVLGLDRIERLHLDYQPSEKTLDILSKGTRQPIELLRERNVTAQSHLIEKELEKGGSGDPELIWKITKNLAGEGWPLPI
- a CDS encoding Mu transposase C-terminal domain-containing protein, producing the protein MDLSEYPKDLWQEAERRVSVIAELARLPACSQQSVESAASELELSPRQVYELIKRYRSHASTSSLVPGKSSGGRGKPRTKVDQERLVSEVVMEVYCSRQRPSVAAAYREVLRRAKSQGLKPPSSCTLWRRIGKLDPGELAKREPLSKMTKSSRQSSLEASEPLDIVQIDHTPVDLIIVDSQERKPIGRPYLTLAIDVFSRCVPGFYLSLDPPSATSVALCITSIIANKTSWLLEHEIDAEWPLHGKPACIHVDNGSEFHGEAFERGCSQHGIKIHYRPPGRPHYGGIVERVLGTLMKLVHEIPGTTFSNIRERGSYASEKLACLTIKELEKWLLVAITKFYHNAPHRGLGQSPFQKLDEAYKSGFTAKVFDEASVKLDFLPIYRRTLQREGILLDHILYYSNSLASLIPRRLDFGKLIIRRDPRDLGQVYVSDPDGNGYIRVPYRSIYRPPISLYEHRAATKNIRRAKTDVTEEQIFSAIEEMRKIEDEGKRMTSKERRRREKRPATRQNRKQGQENSTKALSPALSHVEPFPDVETWR
- a CDS encoding tyrosine-type recombinase/integrase; the encoded protein is MSRVRSNPNRPKKGQAIKVQPIRRLEDIRAIKRFLAGDPRNLAIFTLGINSALRASDLLRIRIDQVKGLRPGESFEVKEKKTGQYRRVMLNKVSHRAIQDWIQSVRDWEENDWLFPSRKSKGRLLVPTLTAMVKSWCRAINLAENYGSHTLRKTFGYQQRVTFGLGTAELMWIYNHSSERQTLSYLGIEQDEIRDVHWNAL
- a CDS encoding RNA polymerase sigma factor, whose amino-acid sequence is MDNRSDETLLDLYFAGDADAFKVFFERHAGRVVGYAMSKGLRQEIALEVRQDAFLRLHRSIHTYEKGRPALPWFFTIVHNCVIDALRQVKQLGNLRSQMIGERGTPGVVTGTDSLIDSTGTLASLSEEQRKVFEMRVFNELSFAEISVETGKTEVSLRKVFERARRKIQGILSGSD